One genomic segment of bacterium includes these proteins:
- a CDS encoding HAD hydrolase-like protein, which produces MDTTSFPAYPPAEFLPGTHIEVRSPDLVRGRLRFALFDFDGTISLIREGWQQVMIPMMVELLQQTGTDESAEQLEAIVSEFVTRLTGKQTIYQMIALADEIKLRGLEPEEPLVYKNMYLDLLWERICHRVEGLQRGEIDPEAMLVPGARHMLQRLADAGITMYLASGTDHRFVVSEAQALKVDHFFGEYIYGAQDNYQNFSKKMVIDRIIAENSLHGPEFCAFGDGFVEVEDAKDSGGLAVGVATNEETREGINEWKRNRLIQAGADLIIGDFAEADKLLDYLGV; this is translated from the coding sequence GTGGACACGACGAGCTTCCCCGCTTACCCGCCTGCTGAGTTTCTGCCCGGCACCCACATCGAGGTGCGCAGCCCCGACCTGGTGCGTGGGCGCCTGCGGTTTGCCTTGTTCGACTTCGATGGCACCATCTCCCTCATCCGCGAGGGTTGGCAGCAGGTCATGATCCCGATGATGGTCGAGCTGCTCCAGCAGACTGGCACCGACGAGAGCGCCGAGCAACTGGAGGCCATCGTCAGCGAGTTCGTCACTCGCCTGACCGGCAAGCAGACCATCTACCAGATGATCGCGCTGGCCGATGAGATCAAGCTGCGCGGCCTCGAGCCCGAGGAACCGCTGGTCTACAAGAACATGTACCTGGACCTGCTGTGGGAGCGCATCTGCCACCGCGTCGAGGGCCTGCAGCGGGGGGAGATTGACCCCGAGGCGATGCTGGTGCCCGGCGCCCGGCACATGCTCCAGCGCCTCGCCGACGCCGGGATCACCATGTACCTCGCCAGCGGCACCGACCACCGCTTCGTGGTCTCCGAGGCCCAGGCCCTGAAAGTGGACCACTTCTTCGGCGAGTACATCTACGGCGCCCAGGACAACTACCAGAACTTCTCCAAGAAGATGGTCATTGACCGGATCATCGCCGAGAACAGCCTGCACGGCCCGGAGTTCTGCGCCTTCGGCGATGGGTTCGTCGAGGTCGAGGACGCCAAGGACTCCGGGGGCCTCGCGGTGGGTGTGGCGACGAATGAGGAGACGCGCGAGGGCATCAACGAGTGGAAGCGCAACCGGCTGATCCAGGCCGGGGCCGACCTCATCATCGGCGACTTCGCCGAGGCGGACAAGCTGCTGGACTACCTGGGCGTCTAG
- a CDS encoding family 10 glycosylhydrolase — protein sequence MRLLLPVLCLLLTVAATAAEVQTIDDFATYANPAALQAVWQPMEGTPPAEFVKYGDKQALRIPCPFATAPNIERGSYDRMGALNLMTAGAITFDFYCDDASLISYPSIYFHSGDGWYCHSFSLVKGWQHLVLPKGAFRVEGEPAGWDKVDTVRVSAWKSKPVDTYCAVANIQARTEDIAVIAGVAKGAEGKELNRYAQRICDLLGGSGLPVGALTDTDVAGGALAQQKLAIFAYSPAMTPEVIQKVQEYVAAGGKIIVFYSLPKPVADLLGVGSIQWQKADPPGKFAHVAFDGSLPGLPASMPQNSWNVNLFEPAGHNARVIAKWRDGNGNEQGNAVLVSDSGAYMGHVLMEGDTPAKQAFMMALVGNLVPGAWQTAAEVALQRSQRVGPFPGTDELRKFLDSASAGAPFAAKVRAALQQADGAAAEARKLLAAKQYPQVLVAAGRYHASLQEAYFLAHKSRTPEWRAVWNHSGTGDCGSWEEAMKRLKAANFNAVVPNMWWGGVAYYDSKLLPHGATFEKYGDQIAQCVAAGKKYGIEVHPWKVNWNLGNAPADFIEKMRAEKRLLINSKGEEGKWLCASNPANQQLEIDTMLEVARNYDVDGIHFDYIRYPGGDGCFCDGCRERFEKRIGKQVENWPRDCGTVLKEEWMQFRCDNITTVVRTVSEQAHKLKPNLKVSAAVFGDYPGCKYGVGQDWVYWCQQHYLDFVCPMDYTDSDTRFRNLVTNQVAAVNHAVPLYAGIGQFITPDDQVVGQIEMTRELGADGFILFNMGLGLAEQTLPNLVKGVTSAPAAVPHRK from the coding sequence ATGCGCCTGCTTCTGCCTGTCCTCTGCCTGTTGCTGACCGTGGCGGCCACGGCCGCCGAGGTCCAGACCATTGACGATTTCGCCACGTACGCCAACCCCGCGGCCCTGCAAGCCGTCTGGCAGCCGATGGAGGGCACTCCCCCGGCGGAGTTCGTCAAGTACGGCGACAAGCAAGCGCTGAGGATTCCCTGCCCCTTCGCCACGGCGCCCAACATCGAGCGCGGGTCCTATGACCGCATGGGCGCCCTGAACCTGATGACCGCCGGGGCCATCACCTTTGACTTCTACTGTGACGACGCCTCGCTCATCAGCTACCCCTCGATCTACTTCCACAGCGGCGATGGCTGGTATTGCCATAGCTTCAGCCTGGTGAAGGGCTGGCAGCACCTGGTTCTGCCCAAGGGCGCCTTCCGCGTCGAGGGGGAACCCGCCGGGTGGGACAAGGTGGACACCGTGCGCGTGAGCGCCTGGAAGAGCAAGCCGGTGGACACGTACTGCGCCGTGGCCAACATCCAGGCCCGCACCGAGGACATTGCGGTCATCGCCGGGGTGGCCAAGGGCGCCGAGGGCAAGGAACTAAACCGCTACGCCCAACGGATCTGCGACCTGCTGGGCGGATCCGGCCTGCCCGTGGGCGCTCTGACCGATACCGATGTCGCTGGCGGGGCGCTGGCCCAGCAGAAGCTGGCGATCTTCGCCTACAGCCCGGCGATGACCCCCGAGGTCATCCAGAAGGTCCAGGAGTACGTCGCCGCCGGCGGCAAGATCATCGTGTTCTACTCGCTGCCCAAGCCCGTGGCGGACCTGCTGGGCGTCGGCAGCATCCAGTGGCAGAAGGCCGACCCGCCCGGGAAGTTCGCGCACGTGGCCTTCGATGGCAGCCTGCCCGGCCTGCCCGCCTCGATGCCACAGAACTCGTGGAACGTCAACCTGTTCGAGCCCGCCGGCCACAACGCCCGGGTCATCGCCAAGTGGCGCGACGGCAACGGCAACGAGCAGGGGAACGCGGTGCTGGTCAGCGACAGCGGCGCATACATGGGCCACGTGCTGATGGAGGGCGATACGCCCGCCAAGCAAGCCTTCATGATGGCCCTCGTCGGGAACCTCGTTCCCGGCGCCTGGCAGACCGCGGCGGAGGTCGCCCTCCAACGCTCCCAGCGGGTGGGCCCCTTCCCCGGCACCGACGAGCTGCGGAAGTTCCTGGACAGCGCCAGTGCCGGCGCGCCGTTTGCCGCCAAAGTCCGCGCGGCGCTGCAGCAGGCCGACGGGGCGGCCGCCGAGGCCCGGAAGCTGCTGGCGGCCAAGCAGTACCCACAGGTGCTGGTCGCGGCCGGGCGATACCACGCGTCGCTGCAGGAGGCGTACTTCCTGGCTCACAAGTCCCGCACGCCCGAGTGGCGCGCGGTGTGGAACCACTCGGGCACGGGCGACTGCGGCAGTTGGGAGGAGGCCATGAAGCGGCTGAAGGCCGCCAACTTCAACGCCGTGGTGCCCAACATGTGGTGGGGCGGCGTCGCCTACTACGACAGCAAGCTGCTGCCGCACGGGGCGACCTTCGAGAAGTACGGCGACCAGATCGCCCAGTGCGTCGCGGCCGGCAAGAAGTACGGGATCGAGGTGCACCCCTGGAAGGTGAACTGGAACCTCGGCAACGCGCCCGCCGACTTCATCGAGAAGATGCGCGCCGAGAAGCGCCTGCTGATCAACAGCAAGGGCGAGGAGGGCAAGTGGCTCTGCGCCTCCAACCCGGCCAACCAGCAGCTCGAGATTGACACGATGCTGGAGGTCGCGCGCAACTACGACGTGGACGGCATCCACTTCGACTACATCCGCTACCCCGGCGGCGACGGCTGCTTCTGCGACGGCTGCCGCGAGCGGTTCGAGAAGCGGATCGGCAAGCAGGTCGAGAACTGGCCCCGCGACTGCGGCACGGTGCTCAAGGAAGAGTGGATGCAGTTCCGCTGTGACAACATCACAACCGTCGTGCGGACGGTCTCCGAGCAGGCCCACAAGCTGAAGCCGAACCTGAAGGTCTCGGCGGCGGTCTTCGGCGACTACCCCGGCTGCAAGTACGGCGTCGGGCAGGACTGGGTGTACTGGTGCCAGCAGCACTATCTGGACTTCGTCTGCCCGATGGACTACACCGACAGCGACACGCGCTTCCGCAACCTGGTGACCAATCAGGTTGCAGCCGTGAACCACGCCGTGCCCCTGTACGCGGGCATCGGCCAGTTCATCACCCCGGACGATCAGGTGGTGGGGCAGATCGAGATGACGCGCGAGCTAGGGGCCGACGGGTTCATCCTGTTCAACATGGGCCTGGGGCTGGCCGAGCAGACGCTGCCGAACCTCGTGAAGGGCGTGACCTCGGCGCCGGCAGCGGTGCCGCACCGGAAGTAG
- a CDS encoding heparinase II/III family protein — protein sequence MFAYFLPICVLLLLLLSADGLIADPLDPARVQAIAEMLPDQPAGLGQPVSDRAGWARLGKPTVAEQYLNSPLPEQPDDLFLDFSRTGNRTHWQNVAGRRRGRLAPLVFAECVENQGRFLPAIEQLIQALCAEKTWVMPAHDSKLTNFRGEAVDIDLASSALGWNLATTDWLLGDKLTPATRQLLRERVDHFILTPYRDMFTGKRPPNWWILTTNNWNAVCLAGVTGTGLAMVASKQERAQFVAAAEQFSQNFLKGFTPDGYCSEGLGYWNYGFGHFILLSETVRQATGGKLDLLAQPQAKAPALFPTRIMVDDHVGPAFADCGTNSQPGLASMFYLNRTFQLGYARWDTLGDDAMRGDLFQWMLFCFPNKAWDMPEATGDAPTRPLRDWFGDAGILVSRPAGDPADKLAIALKGGHNNEHHNHNDVGSYTVFLNSRMPLLDPGAEVYTRRTFSSHRYDSNLLNSFGHPVPLVAGKMQRPGADAKAEILSTDFTDARDTVRMSLRAAYAVPELKTLERTFVFSRAEQGSLTVTDTVELTAAQTFETALIVRKGWRQLPDGTLMIYDMDQAVQVAVKATGGEVEIVPEQISEDASEHPIRLGLRLKAPVTTATIEMAIKPLAMPPGSGVLRNGDFELGSFAWDLRDQISSLSTERAASGTTSLKIADDQKDNGSNVSSAMMPARPEADYALSGKVWHVSGNGIGMYIKTYDADGKPLNQADEKGNIAPVGSLTGAAGQWVDFRFPFRTPAGTARMQLWIHSYSSAVVEAYLDDLKVEAQ from the coding sequence ATGTTCGCGTATTTCTTGCCCATCTGTGTGCTACTACTGCTGCTCCTATCCGCCGACGGCCTGATCGCCGACCCCCTCGACCCGGCGCGAGTGCAGGCCATTGCGGAGATGCTGCCCGACCAGCCTGCGGGCCTCGGCCAGCCCGTCTCCGACCGCGCCGGATGGGCCCGGCTCGGCAAGCCGACGGTAGCTGAGCAGTACCTGAACTCCCCGCTGCCCGAACAGCCCGACGACCTGTTCCTGGATTTCTCCCGCACCGGTAACCGTACCCACTGGCAGAACGTTGCCGGGCGGCGTCGCGGGCGGCTGGCGCCGCTGGTGTTCGCCGAGTGTGTCGAGAACCAGGGCCGCTTCCTGCCCGCCATCGAGCAGCTCATCCAGGCCCTCTGCGCCGAGAAGACGTGGGTCATGCCCGCCCACGACAGCAAGCTCACCAACTTCCGGGGCGAGGCTGTGGACATTGATCTGGCCTCCTCGGCGCTGGGCTGGAACCTGGCGACGACGGACTGGCTGCTGGGCGACAAGCTCACACCCGCCACGCGGCAACTGCTGCGCGAGCGCGTGGATCACTTCATCCTCACCCCCTATCGCGACATGTTCACCGGCAAGCGTCCGCCGAACTGGTGGATCCTGACGACGAACAACTGGAACGCTGTGTGTTTGGCGGGCGTGACAGGCACGGGTCTGGCGATGGTCGCGAGCAAGCAGGAGCGGGCGCAGTTCGTCGCGGCCGCCGAGCAGTTCTCACAGAACTTCCTGAAGGGCTTCACGCCCGACGGCTACTGCTCCGAGGGCCTCGGCTACTGGAACTACGGCTTCGGGCACTTCATCCTGCTGAGCGAGACCGTGCGGCAGGCCACCGGCGGCAAGCTCGACCTGCTCGCCCAGCCGCAGGCGAAGGCCCCCGCGCTGTTCCCGACGCGCATCATGGTGGACGACCACGTCGGCCCGGCCTTCGCCGATTGCGGGACCAACTCCCAGCCCGGCCTGGCTTCCATGTTCTACCTGAACCGCACCTTCCAACTCGGCTATGCCCGCTGGGACACACTGGGCGATGACGCGATGCGCGGCGACCTCTTCCAGTGGATGCTCTTCTGCTTCCCGAACAAGGCCTGGGACATGCCCGAGGCCACCGGCGACGCGCCCACGCGGCCGCTGCGCGACTGGTTCGGCGATGCGGGCATCCTCGTGTCCCGGCCCGCGGGCGACCCCGCCGACAAGCTCGCCATCGCGCTCAAGGGCGGCCACAACAACGAGCACCACAACCACAACGACGTGGGCTCATACACGGTCTTCCTCAACAGCCGCATGCCGCTGCTGGACCCGGGGGCCGAGGTGTACACCCGTCGGACGTTCAGCAGCCATCGCTATGACAGCAACCTGCTGAACTCCTTCGGCCATCCGGTGCCGCTCGTAGCCGGGAAGATGCAACGCCCCGGCGCTGACGCGAAGGCCGAGATCCTCTCCACCGACTTCACCGACGCACGCGACACGGTCCGCATGAGCCTGAGGGCGGCCTACGCCGTGCCGGAGTTGAAGACGCTGGAGCGCACCTTTGTCTTCTCGCGCGCCGAGCAGGGCAGTCTCACGGTCACGGACACGGTGGAGCTGACCGCAGCGCAAACCTTCGAGACCGCCCTGATTGTGCGCAAGGGTTGGCGGCAGTTGCCTGACGGCACGCTAATGATCTACGACATGGACCAGGCCGTGCAGGTCGCGGTCAAGGCCACCGGCGGCGAGGTTGAGATCGTGCCCGAGCAGATCAGCGAGGACGCCTCCGAGCACCCGATCCGCCTGGGCCTGCGCCTCAAGGCGCCGGTCACGACGGCGACCATCGAGATGGCCATCAAGCCCCTCGCCATGCCCCCGGGGAGCGGCGTGCTGCGCAACGGCGACTTCGAACTGGGCAGCTTCGCCTGGGACCTGCGCGACCAGATCAGTTCCCTGTCCACGGAACGGGCCGCGAGCGGCACGACCTCGCTGAAGATCGCCGACGACCAGAAGGACAACGGCTCCAACGTCAGCTCGGCGATGATGCCCGCCAGACCCGAGGCGGACTACGCGCTCAGCGGCAAGGTCTGGCATGTCTCCGGCAACGGGATCGGGATGTACATCAAGACCTATGACGCGGACGGCAAGCCACTCAACCAGGCGGACGAGAAGGGGAACATCGCGCCGGTGGGCAGCCTCACCGGCGCAGCCGGGCAGTGGGTGGACTTCCGCTTCCCCTTCCGCACGCCTGCGGGAACGGCCAGGATGCAGCTGTGGATTCACAGCTACAGCAGCGCGGTGGTCGAGGCTTACCTGGATGACCTCAAAGTGGAGGCACAATAG
- a CDS encoding right-handed parallel beta-helix repeat-containing protein: protein MERLIWTVVALAACAAAAAADVNLYVAPGGNDAWSGRLEKANAARTDGPLQTLQAARDRVRQLRLASPHEPLHVILRGGTYFLPETLALGLEDSGTAAAPVTWQAYPGETVLISGGRPVTDLKETKLGGLRAWQTTLPAVKSGEWNFRQLFVRKQGESFFTRRFRPHKGMLAVAGLTYSPQRKTIAHRAAQQDFIFFPGDLQQFGNLPEVEVVALHSWSASRLKIKALDLQTNVVTFTSVPTFRIGSWYKNEQNPYYVENVREELNQPGQWYLDRSTGVLTYLPLPDEKLTNVTLVAPLLEKLVVLQGDPEKGPFVEHIRFEGLRFGQNEWPVPDAGYDTSQGQPQLPAAIEMIGARFCGLERCVVADTGAYGVSLGLGCEQCYVRGCFLYDLGGGGVKVGDYRMNQQAQPPLLPVGNMVENNLITHYGVVHYSSNGVWAGIVRDTKIRHNEVSHGPYTGIACGWNWSPTPTSAGGNVIEANHVHDVMDLVQDGGGIYTLGRQLGNIIRGNLIHDNHRGTFACADGQCGLYFDEGSTGFLVEDNIVYDVDWNNSQIAQNRNTANDHTIRNNSLGVKPDDPRFPKDIAARAGVEKDWAGVAFPVRLTPNPVYAMQWPKLPKVPQSLNLTFEDVPVGMMPRRWGLAGATEGATFAVTDELAAGGQRSLKVTDKPGLGKSFYPYVTYGFKTTQGAVALELDFRQGEPGGDACLEFRDYQDKAPGAFSVGPSLTITPDGKVNAGGKTQAELPAGQWSHLKVAFSVGEGAPKEYELTVTPGSGQPVTATLPFVKPDFAVVTDLYVISGGETAAAFYLDNLKLTVPE, encoded by the coding sequence ATGGAACGGCTGATCTGGACCGTCGTTGCTCTGGCAGCCTGCGCGGCGGCGGCCGCCGCCGATGTCAACCTCTACGTGGCGCCGGGCGGCAACGACGCCTGGTCGGGGAGGCTGGAGAAAGCCAACGCCGCCAGGACCGACGGCCCGCTGCAGACGCTACAGGCTGCGCGGGACAGGGTGCGCCAACTCCGCCTCGCCAGCCCCCACGAGCCGCTCCATGTCATCTTGCGCGGCGGGACCTACTTCCTGCCCGAGACCCTCGCCCTCGGCCTCGAGGACAGCGGCACGGCCGCCGCGCCCGTCACGTGGCAGGCCTACCCGGGCGAGACGGTGCTCATCAGCGGGGGCCGTCCCGTCACGGACCTCAAGGAGACGAAGCTGGGCGGTCTGCGCGCGTGGCAGACGACGCTGCCGGCGGTGAAGTCGGGCGAGTGGAACTTCCGCCAGCTCTTCGTCCGCAAGCAGGGGGAGAGCTTCTTCACCCGGCGCTTTCGGCCCCACAAGGGCATGCTGGCCGTCGCGGGGCTGACGTACTCGCCCCAACGCAAGACCATCGCCCACCGCGCGGCCCAGCAGGACTTCATCTTCTTCCCCGGTGACCTGCAGCAGTTCGGCAACCTGCCCGAGGTCGAGGTCGTGGCGCTGCACTCCTGGAGCGCCTCGCGGCTGAAGATCAAGGCCCTGGACCTGCAGACCAATGTCGTCACCTTCACCTCAGTCCCGACGTTCCGCATCGGCAGCTGGTACAAGAACGAGCAGAACCCCTACTACGTGGAGAACGTGCGTGAGGAGTTGAACCAGCCGGGCCAGTGGTATCTCGACCGCTCCACCGGCGTGCTCACCTATCTGCCCCTTCCGGACGAGAAGCTCACCAACGTGACGCTCGTCGCGCCACTACTGGAGAAGCTGGTCGTCCTCCAGGGCGACCCGGAGAAGGGCCCGTTCGTCGAGCACATCCGCTTCGAGGGCCTGCGCTTCGGGCAGAATGAGTGGCCCGTGCCGGACGCGGGCTACGACACCTCACAAGGCCAGCCGCAGCTCCCGGCCGCCATCGAGATGATCGGGGCCCGCTTCTGCGGGCTGGAGCGTTGCGTCGTGGCCGACACCGGGGCCTATGGCGTGTCGCTGGGGCTCGGCTGCGAGCAGTGCTATGTGCGCGGGTGTTTCCTGTACGACCTGGGCGGGGGCGGGGTGAAGGTCGGCGACTACCGCATGAACCAGCAGGCCCAGCCGCCGCTGCTGCCGGTCGGCAACATGGTCGAGAACAACCTCATCACCCACTACGGCGTGGTGCACTACTCGTCCAACGGCGTATGGGCCGGGATCGTGCGGGACACGAAGATCCGCCACAACGAGGTGAGCCATGGCCCGTACACCGGGATCGCGTGCGGCTGGAACTGGTCGCCCACACCGACCTCGGCCGGCGGGAACGTCATCGAGGCGAACCACGTGCATGACGTGATGGACCTCGTGCAGGACGGTGGCGGCATCTACACCCTCGGCCGCCAGCTGGGCAACATCATCCGTGGCAACCTGATCCACGACAACCACCGCGGCACGTTCGCCTGCGCCGACGGCCAGTGCGGCCTGTACTTCGACGAGGGCAGCACGGGCTTCCTCGTCGAGGACAACATTGTCTACGATGTGGACTGGAACAACTCGCAGATCGCCCAGAACCGCAACACCGCCAACGACCACACGATCCGCAACAACAGCCTCGGGGTCAAGCCGGACGACCCGCGGTTCCCGAAGGACATCGCGGCGCGCGCCGGGGTGGAGAAGGACTGGGCTGGCGTCGCCTTCCCGGTGCGCCTCACGCCCAACCCCGTCTACGCCATGCAGTGGCCCAAGCTGCCCAAGGTGCCCCAGAGCCTGAACCTGACCTTCGAGGACGTGCCGGTGGGGATGATGCCGCGGCGTTGGGGCCTGGCGGGGGCGACTGAGGGTGCCACCTTCGCTGTCACTGACGAGCTGGCCGCCGGCGGGCAGCGCAGCCTCAAGGTCACCGACAAGCCGGGCCTGGGCAAGTCGTTCTACCCGTACGTCACATATGGGTTCAAGACCACGCAGGGCGCCGTGGCGCTGGAGTTGGACTTCCGCCAGGGCGAGCCGGGCGGCGACGCCTGCCTGGAGTTCCGCGACTACCAGGACAAGGCCCCCGGCGCCTTCAGCGTCGGCCCGAGCCTCACCATCACCCCCGACGGCAAGGTCAACGCCGGCGGCAAGACGCAGGCCGAGCTGCCCGCCGGGCAGTGGAGCCACCTCAAGGTTGCGTTCAGCGTCGGGGAGGGTGCGCCCAAGGAGTACGAACTGACGGTCACGCCCGGCTCCGGCCAGCCCGTCACGGCCACGCTGCCCTTCGTCAAGCCGGACTTCGCCGTCGTGACCGACCTGTATGTCATCTCCGGCGGCGAGACTGCCGCCGCGTTCTACCTGGACAACCTCAAGCTCACCGTACCGGAGTAA